The Cellulophaga lytica DSM 7489 nucleotide sequence ACCTCTTTTAAAAGAGTTACTAAATTTGTGTTTTTATAGTTTACAGTTATATTTTGTTTTTTGTAAACACCATTATTAGGTTGTACTGTCTGACAAAAAATTGCAGATAATACAAAAAAAAGTATGGTTTTTAATTTAAAAGGAATATTTTTAAAATACATTAATTTAAGTGTTAGTTAATAATACTTGAAAATTTAGCCGTAGTTGTTGGTAGCAACTGCGGTTTTTTCTTTAATTGGTTTTAAGTGTAATTATTTCATTCTCATACAGTAATTTTAAATTGGTTATATAATTTAATTGTTCAACAATCTCATTTAGTGTAGCGTTTTGCTTTATAAATAGTGTTATTTTAAGAGCCAATACATCTTCATTTTTTATAGCGCTTTTTACATTGTATTTAATCTCTAATAAGTCTAAAGTTTCTTTTAATGATACCTCTGTTAAGTTTAAATCTTTAGTATACCAGTTAGAAGTCATTAAAACTGATGATTTTTGTTTGCGTAAAGAGTTGTTTGTAGCAACTGCTTCTTGCCCAGATACTAACTGTTGTTGGTTGTTTTTGTAATTTACCTGTACTTTTCCAGTAACTACAGATACTTTGCTTTCCTTTTTTTGTAACCCTATATGAAAAGAAGTACCTAATACCTTTGTTACCAATTCCCCAGAGTTTATAATAAATGGTTTGTTTGGGTTTTTAGTAATGTTAAAAAATGCATTACCCTTTATTAGGTTAACCTCTCTTGTAGTGTTGGTAAATGTATTAGGGTAACTAAAACTAGATCCTGGAGCTAGGTAAATAGTAGAACCATCTGCTAAAAAAACAGAATCTATTGCAGCACCAGTATTTACCGTAACAAAACTTGGCTGGTTAGTTTTGTAAGTAGATAATAATATGCCACCAAGCGTAAGTATTGTAACTGCTATGGCAGCATATTTATATATATTAGTTTTTGTGCTTTTAGTTTCTTTAAGTACAATTTTAGAACGGATATCATCTTTTATAAAAGTTGCATTACCCATTTTATTTGTATCCCATACAGACTGATTATACATTTTTTTAAAAAATGTATGTAATAGCTTTTCTTCTTTAGCACTAGTTTTTTGTTTGGTGCTTTTTGCAATAAGCTTTTTTAATACAGTGCTTTTTTTCTGTTGCATAAACTTGTTTTATATAGGTAAGTACCCAAAACAAGTAATTAGTACTATTGGCAAATGTTACCAAAAGTTTAAGCAAACATTAAGTGAAATGTTTTTTTAAAAAAAGAACGGAAATAGTAACCAACTAAGTTGTTTAAGCTCTAGTCTAAGCTGTTTAATTGCAGATGATAATTGATTTTTAACCGTTTGTTTTGATAGTTTTAGTTCTTCTGCTATTTGCTCTACATTCATTTCTTGTAGCTTGTTCATTAAAAAAATTTCTTTTCTCTTAGCAGGTAATTTATCTACAATATGAAAAACGGTTTCAGATAAATCTGATTCAGAAACAAAAGGAGATTCCATAATAAAATTATCAAACTCATCATCTATAGAAGTAGTGTTAAAACTATTTTGATTGTAGTGTTTTAAAATTTGATTTTTTACTGCTCTAAATAAAAAATGTTCAACAGAGTTTATGTTTAAGCTATTTTTACGCTCCCATAAATTGGTAAATACGTCTTGTATAATGTTTTTAGATAAGTTGCTGTCTTTTGTAATTTTAAATGAAAAAGCATATAGTTTTTCCCAATGTTTAGAATAGATATCTTCAAATTCTTGGGAGGTTTTCATAGGGACTAAAAAATTCTGGAATTAGTTATGGTAAATTAAAGACCCTAAAGTTTAAAATTGATTATGCAAACGTTATCTTTAAATTAACTTTTTAAAACAGACTGTAAACCTTAAGGTTAATTAATGTTTTTACTTAAGTCTGTTATAGTATTGTTTTCTAAATTAATACTAAAGTGGTTGGACGGTTCACTGTTTAAAAAAGAATTAAAAATTTTAAAGAATAAAAGTAATTGTTTGGCTGTGGTATCTTCTTTATTAATATACTTGGTTTGTGAAGTAATTGCGTTGTAAATAAATTTATACTGCTTTATTTTTTCTGTGGTAATATCTTCTAAAGCCAATTCATCTGCATTTCTAAGTCTATAAAAATCAAAAACTAAATCTAAGCCTTTCCATTTTCTAAAATCTTTAGCTTTTAAATTGTTTTTAGCTAAAGAAGTGGCAATAATTTTTAATTGATTTTTTCTTGCTTTGGTATTGTTACGTATTTCTTTTAATGCTTTAGAAAAATCTAGTTCATTATTTTTTGTGGCAAGTAGTAGCAACTCTTCACCAGTAACATTACTTAAAAATATATTTAAATCTATAGGAAAATCATTTGGTAAAAAGCGTAAACGTATAAGTTCTTTTAAGTGCCAAGCTGTAAAATCTTTATAGGTGTTAACCTCTAGTATTTTTTTGTTCCAAACATTGTTATTGTGCTCTAGTTTTAGCTTGTTGTATTCTACTTTATACAAATCAAATAACAATTTAAAATTTTCTGTATTGGCTATAGTAACAGTTTTTACCTCTATGTTATTACTGTTATTAATTTTTAAAATTTTATAACCTGGTATGTAAGAAGCTAAGGAAGGTGTTTGTATGTTTACTAGTAAGTTTCCATTTTTAGACCTGTGTACTCCAGTGTCATTAATATGCATATGTCCTGCTACGTGTATCTTTAAGCCAGTATTAGCAAAAGCTTCTGCAACATTAGTTGCTGGTACACGTTCTAATTGCCATTTGTTTTCCCCCATTAATTTTTTAATGTCGCTAGTAGCATCATCATTAAAATCTACCATAGGAAAATGACTAAAAGCAATTAATGTTTTATTCTTTTTTTTAGCTTCTGTAGCTATATCTTTTACCCAATTAATTAAGTAGTTTTTATGTATAATAGTGTTGTTGTAACCTACGCTAGCACTAGAAAAGCTACCATCCTTTTTTTGTAAAAAGGTATCACCATCTAAAGCTAGTAACCAAATACCGTCTACAGGCTCTACTAAATAACTCGTATCTACCATTTGTAAACTGTCTATAGTAGTGTATGTTCTTTGTTTTAAGTTAGATGCAATTTTTGCTTTTTTAAAAGAGTAATTGTTGTAGTTATAGGTAGCAAACGGAGTGGTCCAAAATTTATAACTAGGCATAGCATAAAAACCGTACTCACCTAAAATATTAAGTACTCCTGTATATCCCATTTTAGCAATATCATTACTAATTAATACAGGATGCTCATTTTTTTTAGATACATACATTCCTTCTTTACTATATATAGGTTGATTTTTACCTTCTGCACCTAAAAAATCACTTTTTCCAGATTCCTGTTTGTATGGTCCTGCAGGATCATGATTGCCAGTGGTTATAAAAAATTGTAGTCCGTATTTATTTTTGTACTCGTTTAGTATTTTTTGCAATCCTCTTAGGTGTATAGGTTGTCCGTCATCAGTATAATCACCAGGTAAAGCAACATAAGTAATGCCTCTACTAACAATGTCATCTAGAGCTGTTTTAAAAGCAAAATAGTTCTCGTTAAATATTCTTGTAGAGTTTAATTGAGATTGCATTGTTCTTAATACTGTATGCGTATTGTTATGCGGATTGTTAATGCCTTTGTAATTAATATCGTTAAAAGAGCCATACAAATCCTGAAAATGAATATCTGCTAAAAAAGCTATTTCTACTTTTTTTGTTTGCGCAGTTATTTTAAAACATATTAAAGCAATTAAAAAAGGTGTTATTATTTTGGTTAATGACATATGTTTCCTCAATATTAAAAAAATTACTGCTAGATTACATATTTAAAATTCCTTTTAAATTAAATTAAGGTTAAGAAGAATATTTAGAAAATTTTCTTTTGTATATTATATAAAAAGTAAAGAATGAAAAAAGTATTACAAATTACAAACGCAATAGCTTTTATATCAACTGTATTTATAAACTACTTATCTAATACAGGTAAAATGAATGGTACAACTATAGGGGAAGTTTCTGGAGGTTTAAAAACTTTATTTACACCTGCTGGTTATGCGTTTTCTATATGGGGATTAATTTATTTTTTGGTATTTGGTTTTGTTATTTATCAAGGCAGAAGCTTAGTTGTAAAGGTTAGGGACAATGACTTTATATTAAAAATAGGTTGGTGGTTTGTAATTTCTTGTTTAGCCAATTGTTTTTGGATTGTTAGTTGGATATATGGATACACAGGTTTATCTTGTATATGTATAATTATACTATTATTATCATTATTAAAAATTGTTTTTAATAATAAAATGGAACTGTGGGATGCGCCAATTTCGGTAATTGTATTTTTATGGTGGCCTTTTGTACTGTATGCTGGTTGGGTAACTGTTGCTAGTATAGCAAATGTATCTGCATACTTAGTTAAAATTAATTGGGATGGTTTTGGTATATCACCTCTTGTATGGACTATTATAATGATAACAATTGCAGTAATAGTTAACTTAATTGCCACTTGGACCCGCAATATGCGAGAGTTTTCTCTTGTAGGAGCTTGGGCTTTAATAGCAATTGGTATAGCTAATAAAGGAGTAGAGGGTACACTTGTTTACGTTGCTTATTTTGCAGCAGCTGTTTTACTACTAAGCAGTTTTTTACACGCTTTTAAAAACCGTAAAACAGCACCATTTATAAAATTAAAAGAATATTTAAGTAAATAATTATTATACTAAAAAAGCAAAAAAACCTTGCTACTATAAAAGTAACAAGGTTTATCTGTTGGGGAACAGAACACTATCAATATCTTTTTATTAAACAAATACTATACCACCTTTATGTAAAGGCATATAAACTATGCAGCTATAGCTTTTTTTAGAAGTTTAATAGCTTGCAAAAATAAATATAGGTTTATAAATGAAGTTTATAAATTATACAATTAAAGTGTAATAATGTATCGTTGTCTTGTTGCATAATTAAATATCTGATTTTAAGTTTATTGCGTGTTAATTGTTACTTGGTTAGAAAGATGTTTAAGTAGTACTTAGCAACATTTTTAAATAAACAATGTTACAAAATAACAGTTACTACACTAACTATAGCGTTGGTATTAATTGTTAATGTTGTTGTTAGTTAGGTCTTTTCTATATTCTTTAGGGGTAATATTAAATTTTGTTTTAAAGTTTGTAGAAAAGTAATTTGGAGACGAAAACCCTGTAGCGTATGCTATTTCCGAAACAGAGAGTTGAGAATTTATAAGTAGATTTTTAGCTTTACTTAACCTAAAATCTAATATATAGTCGCTTATATTTACTCCAATTATGGCTTTAATTTTTCTGTAGAGTTGTACTCTAGATATATTTAAAGTTTCTGCCATAGCTTCTACAGAAAAAGAAGAATTATCTATATTTTGCTCTATTATAGAATTTATTTTTAGAATAAATTCTTGGTCTTTAGCATCAAATTTTTCATGAGGATTTATCTTATGTACATTGTTTAGGTAGTAATACCTAAGTTTTTCCCTGTTGTACAGCAATGATTTTATAGATTGTGATAATACAGAAAAGCTAAAAGGTTTAGTAAGGTAAGAGTCTGCTCCAGACTTTAACCCTTTAATGTAAGACTCATTGTTATCTAAAGCAGTTAGCATTATAATTGGAATATGAGATGTTCTTAAATCATTTTTTAGAACTTCACATATTACAAAACCATCTTTGTCTGGTAAGTTTACATCACAAATTATGATATCTGGTATTATGTCTAATGCTTTTTCTACTCCATCTACGCCATTAGATAAATGTACTTTATAAGACTCTAAAAGCTTGTTTTTAAGTAGTTTTATAAGTTCATCAT carries:
- a CDS encoding FecR family protein; the protein is MQQKKSTVLKKLIAKSTKQKTSAKEEKLLHTFFKKMYNQSVWDTNKMGNATFIKDDIRSKIVLKETKSTKTNIYKYAAIAVTILTLGGILLSTYKTNQPSFVTVNTGAAIDSVFLADGSTIYLAPGSSFSYPNTFTNTTREVNLIKGNAFFNITKNPNKPFIINSGELVTKVLGTSFHIGLQKKESKVSVVTGKVQVNYKNNQQQLVSGQEAVATNNSLRKQKSSVLMTSNWYTKDLNLTEVSLKETLDLLEIKYNVKSAIKNEDVLALKITLFIKQNATLNEIVEQLNYITNLKLLYENEIITLKTN
- a CDS encoding RNA polymerase sigma factor, with translation MKTSQEFEDIYSKHWEKLYAFSFKITKDSNLSKNIIQDVFTNLWERKNSLNINSVEHFLFRAVKNQILKHYNQNSFNTTSIDDEFDNFIMESPFVSESDLSETVFHIVDKLPAKRKEIFLMNKLQEMNVEQIAEELKLSKQTVKNQLSSAIKQLRLELKQLSWLLFPFFF
- a CDS encoding metallophosphoesterase; translated protein: MSLTKIITPFLIALICFKITAQTKKVEIAFLADIHFQDLYGSFNDINYKGINNPHNNTHTVLRTMQSQLNSTRIFNENYFAFKTALDDIVSRGITYVALPGDYTDDGQPIHLRGLQKILNEYKNKYGLQFFITTGNHDPAGPYKQESGKSDFLGAEGKNQPIYSKEGMYVSKKNEHPVLISNDIAKMGYTGVLNILGEYGFYAMPSYKFWTTPFATYNYNNYSFKKAKIASNLKQRTYTTIDSLQMVDTSYLVEPVDGIWLLALDGDTFLQKKDGSFSSASVGYNNTIIHKNYLINWVKDIATEAKKKNKTLIAFSHFPMVDFNDDATSDIKKLMGENKWQLERVPATNVAEAFANTGLKIHVAGHMHINDTGVHRSKNGNLLVNIQTPSLASYIPGYKILKINNSNNIEVKTVTIANTENFKLLFDLYKVEYNKLKLEHNNNVWNKKILEVNTYKDFTAWHLKELIRLRFLPNDFPIDLNIFLSNVTGEELLLLATKNNELDFSKALKEIRNNTKARKNQLKIIATSLAKNNLKAKDFRKWKGLDLVFDFYRLRNADELALEDITTEKIKQYKFIYNAITSQTKYINKEDTTAKQLLLFFKIFNSFLNSEPSNHFSINLENNTITDLSKNIN